In the genome of Ancylomarina subtilis, one region contains:
- a CDS encoding penicillin-binding protein activator LpoB has protein sequence MNHSFRLLVFALVLVASSSCSRQISRVSPDQQIDLSGRWNDTDSQLAAQALTQQVLSQNWIADFEKEFNRKPVVIVGLIYNKSSEHIEADTYIKDIEKSILNDGRVRLVQAGSKREDLRQERADQQDFASKETIKKWGQELGADFILQGDINSIIDSHKREKVRYYQLNLELTNIETSELVWMGDKKIKKYVNR, from the coding sequence ATGAATCATTCATTTCGTTTATTAGTTTTTGCATTGGTCTTAGTTGCCAGTTCATCTTGTTCACGTCAAATTTCAAGAGTTTCACCTGATCAACAAATTGACTTAAGTGGCCGTTGGAATGATACCGATTCTCAGCTGGCTGCACAGGCTCTTACCCAACAGGTTTTGAGTCAGAATTGGATTGCGGATTTCGAGAAGGAATTCAACCGAAAGCCCGTTGTAATTGTAGGATTGATCTATAATAAAAGTTCAGAACACATTGAAGCAGATACCTATATCAAAGATATTGAGAAATCGATTCTAAACGATGGCAGAGTGCGATTGGTTCAAGCAGGTTCTAAACGTGAAGATCTCCGTCAGGAAAGAGCTGATCAACAAGATTTCGCCTCAAAAGAAACCATAAAAAAATGGGGACAAGAACTGGGTGCTGACTTTATTCTTCAAGGTGATATCAATTCGATTATCGATAGTCACAAGAGAGAAAAAGTACGTTATTACCAGTTGAACCTGGAATTAACAAACATTGAGACTAGCGAGCTTGTTTGGATGGGCGATAAAAAAATCAAGAAATATGTAAACCGATAA
- the dapA gene encoding 4-hydroxy-tetrahydrodipicolinate synthase has protein sequence MSHQFTGTGVAIITPFSTNGNIDFNSLTNLVDFQIDNGINYLVVMGTTGEAATLNKDEKKAVIDHIIKINNKRVPLVIGIGGNNTLEVVENIKNFHAYKEIAGILSVAPYYNKPSQEGLYQHYKMIAEASPVPVILYNVPGRTSINISAETTLRLANDFKNIVAIKEASGNMEQIMAIINNKPSDFAVISGDDALTFPMICLGAEGVISVVANAFPKEFSDMVNAALNCEIENAKTLHFKLFEIIQNLFAEGNPAGIKAILNINKLIENNFRLPMTAVSDKHYAKLEKLVRQVK, from the coding sequence ATGTCACATCAATTTACAGGAACAGGAGTTGCCATCATCACTCCTTTCTCCACAAACGGAAATATCGATTTTAACTCTCTTACAAACTTAGTCGATTTCCAAATTGACAATGGAATAAACTACCTTGTTGTTATGGGAACAACTGGTGAGGCCGCAACTCTTAATAAAGATGAGAAAAAGGCTGTAATTGATCACATTATTAAAATCAACAACAAAAGAGTCCCTCTTGTTATTGGTATTGGTGGCAACAACACCCTTGAAGTTGTCGAAAACATTAAAAACTTTCATGCCTATAAAGAGATCGCAGGTATCCTATCTGTTGCGCCTTATTATAACAAACCCAGTCAGGAAGGCCTTTACCAGCACTATAAAATGATTGCAGAAGCAAGTCCTGTTCCAGTGATCTTATACAATGTTCCTGGTCGAACATCCATTAATATCTCAGCAGAAACAACGCTTCGTTTGGCGAATGATTTTAAAAATATCGTCGCTATAAAAGAAGCTTCCGGTAATATGGAGCAAATTATGGCAATCATCAATAATAAGCCCAGTGACTTCGCTGTTATTTCCGGAGACGATGCTCTAACTTTCCCCATGATTTGTTTGGGAGCTGAAGGGGTTATATCTGTTGTTGCAAATGCATTCCCAAAAGAATTTAGTGATATGGTGAATGCTGCCCTAAATTGTGAAATTGAAAATGCTAAAACGTTACACTTTAAGCTTTTCGAAATTATTCAAAACTTATTTGCAGAGGGAAATCCGGCAGGCATCAAAGCCATATTAAACATTAACAAACTGATTGAAAACAACTTTAGATTACCGATGACTGCAGTGAGTGATAAACATTACGCAAAACTTGAAAAATTAGTTCGTCAGGTCAAGTAA
- a CDS encoding DUF6913 domain-containing protein — protein MSIFKKTAENIARKILNNQLKKQQRRVEFHNMNSARHIGILFDTNQKGNNKIVSDFYKDLKSQGYKVNAAGWYTGEDIPQRPLNTLDFIYFSDQDSNWKGIPQTHEISEFFKQKFDILFVLTQSEELPVQYIVSLSKSAFKVGANANNKEHLDFMIELKEQSSIQNLIQDSINYLSEIKKN, from the coding sequence ATGAGCATTTTCAAAAAAACAGCTGAAAATATTGCCCGAAAAATTCTAAACAATCAGTTAAAAAAACAACAAAGACGTGTAGAATTTCACAACATGAACAGTGCACGCCATATTGGTATTCTTTTCGATACAAATCAAAAAGGGAATAATAAAATTGTCAGTGATTTTTATAAAGATTTAAAAAGCCAGGGGTATAAAGTAAATGCTGCAGGTTGGTATACAGGTGAGGACATACCTCAAAGACCACTAAACACCTTAGACTTCATTTATTTCTCCGATCAGGATAGCAATTGGAAAGGCATTCCTCAAACGCATGAAATATCTGAATTCTTTAAACAAAAATTCGATATTTTATTTGTTCTGACCCAATCAGAAGAGTTGCCTGTTCAATACATCGTATCACTATCGAAATCCGCATTTAAGGTTGGGGCAAATGCAAATAATAAAGAACATTTGGACTTTATGATTGAACTCAAAGAGCAATCAAGCATACAAAACCTAATTCAAGACAGTATCAATTACCTTTCAGAAATTAAGAAAAACTAA
- the pdxH gene encoding pyridoxamine 5'-phosphate oxidase, with the protein MQEDIQKKRHEYSLNQLNEEDVKPNPFDQFDAWFKMALNANLPDANAMTLATVNSEGKPSARILLLKDYSEEGYCFFTNYDSRKGKELKQNPNAAMVFFWPQLEKQIRIEGHIQQLSPEHSDRYFMERPVGSRRAAAVSPQSSILKNRAELETAIEDFKTKFGDDFQRPAFWGGYQLIPEKFEFWQGRESRLNDRIEYFLEDKKWKFHRLAP; encoded by the coding sequence ATGCAAGAAGATATTCAGAAAAAAAGACATGAGTATTCCCTGAACCAACTCAACGAAGAGGATGTAAAACCCAATCCCTTTGACCAATTTGACGCCTGGTTTAAAATGGCTCTTAATGCCAACCTCCCCGATGCCAATGCTATGACTCTGGCTACTGTTAACTCAGAAGGGAAACCAAGCGCTAGAATCCTTTTACTTAAGGATTATTCAGAAGAAGGCTACTGTTTTTTCACAAACTACGATAGCAGAAAAGGGAAAGAGTTAAAACAAAATCCGAATGCCGCAATGGTGTTTTTTTGGCCACAATTAGAAAAACAGATTCGAATAGAAGGTCATATTCAACAATTATCGCCCGAACATTCCGACCGGTATTTTATGGAACGCCCTGTAGGAAGTCGTCGGGCTGCAGCTGTTTCTCCCCAGTCAAGCATATTAAAAAACCGAGCTGAGTTAGAAACAGCCATAGAAGATTTCAAAACAAAATTTGGAGATGATTTTCAGCGTCCGGCTTTTTGGGGAGGCTATCAACTTATTCCTGAAAAATTTGAATTTTGGCAAGGACGCGAAAGCCGCTTAAACGATAGGATTGAATATTTCCTGGAAGACAAAAAATGGAAATTTCATCGCTTAGCTCCCTGA
- a CDS encoding DUF2461 domain-containing protein — protein sequence MLPNSIYQYLLDLRENNNRDWFHANKAQYNQAKKDFELFTELSIQQIKSIDPSVAGLNAKDCIFRIFRDVRFSNDKRPYKTNFGAFIAPSGRKSRYGGYYIHIEPEQCFLGGGCYMPESKTLKAIREEIYHHPQEFKAIVENPKFVSHYPELYGEKLKTAPRGYPKDFAHIDLLNYKHYAVSKSISDEVVNSDKFPLAIQDAFEALYPLNRFLNDIVKDL from the coding sequence ATGCTTCCCAATTCCATTTATCAATACCTTCTTGATTTAAGAGAAAATAATAATCGTGATTGGTTTCATGCCAATAAAGCACAATATAATCAGGCAAAAAAAGATTTTGAACTTTTCACTGAGCTTAGTATTCAGCAAATTAAAAGCATAGACCCCTCTGTGGCAGGACTCAATGCAAAAGACTGTATTTTCAGAATCTTTCGCGATGTTCGGTTCTCAAATGATAAACGACCTTACAAAACCAACTTTGGTGCATTTATAGCCCCAAGTGGACGCAAATCAAGATACGGAGGTTATTATATCCATATAGAACCCGAACAATGTTTTTTGGGAGGAGGCTGCTATATGCCCGAATCAAAAACATTAAAAGCCATTCGCGAAGAAATTTATCATCATCCTCAGGAATTTAAAGCCATTGTTGAAAATCCGAAGTTCGTAAGCCACTACCCTGAACTGTATGGCGAAAAACTAAAAACTGCTCCTCGTGGTTATCCCAAAGATTTCGCACACATTGACCTTTTGAATTACAAACATTATGCTGTCAGTAAATCGATATCTGATGAAGTTGTAAACTCCGATAAATTTCCACTTGCCATACAAGACGCTTTTGAAGCCCTGTATCCTCTCAACCGATTTTTGAATGATATCGTGAAAGATTTGTAG
- a CDS encoding 5'-methylthioadenosine/adenosylhomocysteine nucleosidase — protein sequence MIIGIIGAMEIEVTRLRDELNNREEISKAGFTFYKGQIHGVDIVLLQSGIGKVNAGIGAAVLIDNFAPDFIINTGCAGGFISDLKVGDIVISKEAIHHDFDCTVFGYKHGQVPGMPPSFIADSQLIELADKSIHKLTDLTTKCGTIVTGDQFMNNPDATKRIKELIPEADAVEMEGAAIAQACYRFSVPFVVIRSISDIAGQENAVQYEEFVETAAVNSGNMVMEMIQELGQA from the coding sequence ATGATTATAGGTATTATAGGGGCCATGGAAATTGAGGTGACCAGGCTACGCGATGAATTGAATAACAGAGAAGAAATTAGCAAAGCGGGTTTTACTTTTTATAAAGGTCAGATTCATGGCGTTGACATTGTTCTGCTGCAATCCGGAATTGGGAAGGTGAATGCCGGAATCGGGGCTGCGGTTTTGATTGATAATTTCGCACCTGATTTTATAATCAATACGGGTTGTGCTGGTGGCTTTATTTCTGATTTGAAAGTGGGGGATATCGTTATTTCCAAAGAAGCGATTCATCACGATTTTGATTGTACAGTTTTTGGTTACAAACACGGACAGGTTCCGGGCATGCCTCCAAGTTTTATTGCCGATAGTCAGTTGATTGAACTGGCCGACAAATCGATTCATAAATTAACCGACTTGACAACGAAGTGTGGTACCATTGTAACGGGGGATCAGTTTATGAATAACCCTGATGCAACAAAAAGAATCAAAGAGCTTATTCCGGAAGCTGATGCTGTTGAAATGGAGGGGGCTGCAATTGCTCAGGCGTGTTATCGTTTTAGTGTTCCATTTGTTGTTATCCGTTCTATTTCGGATATTGCAGGTCAGGAGAATGCTGTTCAGTACGAAGAATTTGTTGAAACAGCTGCAGTAAATTCCGGTAATATGGTTATGGAAATGATCCAGGAGTTGGGGCAGGCCTAA
- a CDS encoding S-ribosylhomocysteine lyase has translation MKKIDSFAVDHDRLKRGIYVSRKDKVGNEVLTSFDIRTKLPNQEPAMEIEAMHTMEHLCATFLRNHDAWAKKTIYFGPMGCRTGFYMIFHGDLISEDVVDVIKEMFQFMSDFNEKIPGADKIECGNYKSHDLEGAREEAKKFNDEVLDHLTEENLNYPQ, from the coding sequence ATGAAAAAGATAGACAGTTTTGCAGTTGATCATGACAGATTAAAACGAGGCATTTATGTCTCTCGAAAAGACAAGGTAGGCAATGAAGTGCTAACCAGTTTTGATATCCGAACAAAGTTGCCAAATCAGGAGCCGGCAATGGAGATTGAGGCCATGCACACGATGGAGCACTTGTGTGCAACATTCTTAAGAAACCATGATGCTTGGGCTAAAAAAACCATTTATTTCGGACCGATGGGATGTCGTACAGGTTTTTATATGATATTCCATGGCGATTTGATTTCGGAGGATGTGGTTGATGTGATTAAAGAGATGTTTCAATTTATGTCCGATTTTAATGAAAAAATTCCAGGGGCTGATAAAATTGAATGTGGAAATTATAAAAGTCACGATTTAGAAGGGGCGAGAGAAGAAGCAAAGAAATTCAATGATGAAGTTTTAGATCATCTCACGGAGGAAAATTTAAATTACCCTCAATAA
- a CDS encoding PBP1 and LysM peptidoglycan-binding domain-containing protein, translating to MRYFIQKLIILLLLSGATFDAYSQSNDIVRSNEKVVVAGKFYYLHIVREKQTLFSICKAYGVSMKDVMEINRKKNHNLDLNEILRIPFVQSDSLIKADKPQKKEQPKYFYYVIQKGDTLYSLSKKFNQTVENLKADNPEIGINNKLAVGTILKVKKQANTQVTEKKKNTYKVKASDSEADILLKFDIKKRAFRRLNPHIRSFRNIASGTIVNLPKNAKQITPVEEVEVATTDGIRQATDYNQIFKEYSIDTTVQSKIDIALFLPLYAALNDSLNWEISYQDTLKIMTRKEPETVYPKSRDFIRLYQGVLLAVEDLKKQGLEINLHVFDTEKKQSTVRQTLNNLGPLKLDLILGPVYSHTFDLVAEYAQENQIPIISPLSSRNAQLHNNPFVFQLNTSTESLCDNIFNHLMADKENKNIVIVHSKNYKELEEYKLVRDIEQQLFENGKYWQYTNLTYSKLSFEDYGNLGLEHLLSKTQENIIVIPSSKPAVVESFLTNLKILGKSYPIQLIGFPSWQRYSSMDPSNLFELNTLILSPYFIDYESEKVNNFIDRFRYEFSCEPNDYSFRAYDFTLYFSTAIKRFGHRFFDHLNEIKDIELIQSNYSIKSVNAWGGFENKGLHVINYAPDFKIKSHKFEPIIRAHQNIELPNEMMNQ from the coding sequence ATGAGATATTTCATCCAAAAACTCATCATTCTTTTACTCCTTTCCGGAGCTACTTTCGATGCTTATTCACAATCAAACGACATTGTTCGTTCTAACGAAAAAGTCGTAGTGGCAGGTAAATTCTATTACCTGCACATCGTACGCGAAAAACAAACCCTGTTTTCTATCTGTAAAGCCTATGGGGTTAGCATGAAGGATGTCATGGAAATCAATCGAAAGAAAAATCACAACCTGGATTTAAATGAAATCCTCCGAATTCCTTTTGTTCAATCTGACAGTTTAATAAAAGCGGACAAGCCACAAAAAAAAGAGCAACCTAAATATTTTTACTACGTTATTCAAAAAGGAGACACACTCTATTCCTTATCAAAAAAATTCAATCAGACTGTCGAGAATCTAAAAGCTGACAATCCTGAAATTGGTATAAATAATAAGCTAGCTGTTGGCACTATCCTTAAAGTTAAAAAGCAGGCCAACACTCAGGTTACTGAGAAAAAGAAAAACACATACAAGGTAAAAGCAAGTGACTCTGAAGCAGATATTCTTCTAAAATTCGATATAAAGAAAAGAGCCTTTCGCAGGTTAAATCCTCATATCCGGTCATTCAGAAATATTGCTTCGGGTACTATCGTGAATCTGCCCAAAAATGCCAAACAGATTACCCCTGTTGAAGAGGTTGAAGTTGCAACAACAGACGGAATCAGACAGGCAACAGACTACAACCAAATATTCAAGGAATATTCGATAGACACGACAGTTCAGTCTAAAATTGATATCGCTCTGTTTCTTCCTCTTTATGCTGCTCTTAACGATTCGTTAAACTGGGAAATTTCATATCAGGATACCCTAAAGATAATGACTCGCAAGGAACCCGAAACGGTTTATCCTAAATCACGAGATTTTATCCGCCTGTATCAAGGTGTTTTATTAGCAGTTGAAGACTTAAAGAAACAAGGCTTGGAAATCAATCTGCATGTATTTGACACAGAGAAAAAACAATCAACGGTTCGTCAAACGCTGAATAACTTAGGCCCTTTAAAACTCGATCTGATTTTAGGCCCTGTATATTCACATACATTTGATCTTGTAGCGGAATACGCTCAGGAAAATCAGATTCCGATTATTTCACCTCTTTCATCAAGAAATGCGCAATTGCACAACAATCCTTTTGTATTTCAATTGAACACATCTACAGAATCGTTATGTGATAACATCTTCAATCACCTGATGGCAGATAAGGAAAATAAAAACATTGTAATTGTCCACAGTAAAAACTACAAAGAACTGGAAGAGTACAAATTGGTTCGAGATATTGAACAGCAATTGTTTGAAAACGGAAAATACTGGCAATACACAAACCTGACTTACAGTAAACTTTCGTTTGAAGACTACGGTAATTTAGGCTTGGAACATCTTTTGAGTAAAACCCAGGAAAACATTATTGTTATCCCTTCATCCAAACCTGCTGTAGTTGAAAGTTTCTTGACCAATTTGAAAATTCTTGGCAAATCATATCCAATTCAACTGATCGGTTTCCCATCGTGGCAACGCTACAGCAGTATGGATCCAAGCAATCTGTTCGAACTTAACACACTGATCCTTTCCCCCTACTTCATTGATTATGAATCGGAGAAAGTCAACAATTTTATCGATCGTTTCAGATATGAGTTCAGCTGTGAACCCAATGATTATTCTTTCAGAGCATATGATTTCACTCTGTACTTCTCAACGGCTATAAAACGATTCGGACATCGATTTTTCGATCACCTGAATGAAATAAAAGACATTGAATTGATACAATCAAACTATTCTATTAAAAGTGTGAATGCTTGGGGAGGTTTCGAAAACAAAGGACTTCACGTTATCAATTACGCACCTGATTTTAAGATTAAATCACACAAGTTTGAGCCCATTATAAGGGCGCATCAAAATATTGAACTTCCTAATGAGATGATGAATCAATAG